In Synechococcus sp. CC9616, the following are encoded in one genomic region:
- a CDS encoding photosystem I reaction center subunit II PsaD — translation MTASALNGQLPQYIGSTGGLLNSAETEEKYAITWNSASAQAFELPTGGAAMMNEGDNLMYFARKEQCLALGTQLRTKFKPRIENYKIYRIFPGGDTEFLHPADGVFPEKVNEGRPIVGHNPRRIGQNVNPANIKFSGRNTYDG, via the coding sequence ATGACAGCATCGGCGTTGAACGGTCAACTTCCTCAGTACATCGGCAGCACTGGCGGCCTGTTGAATTCCGCTGAGACCGAAGAGAAGTACGCGATCACCTGGAACAGTGCGAGCGCCCAGGCCTTCGAGCTCCCAACGGGAGGCGCGGCGATGATGAACGAGGGCGACAACCTCATGTATTTCGCCCGCAAAGAGCAGTGCCTGGCACTGGGAACACAGCTGAGAACCAAGTTCAAGCCTCGGATCGAGAACTACAAGATCTACCGGATTTTCCCTGGCGGAGACACCGAGTTCCTGCACCCTGCCGACGGCGTTTTCCCTGAGAAGGTCAACGAAGGTCGCCCCATAGTCGGGCACAATCCCCGTCGTATCGGCCAGAACGTCAATCCAGCGAACATCAAATTCAGCGGCCGCAACACCTACGACGGCTGA
- a CDS encoding anthranilate synthase component I family protein, which translates to MFNPDRSAFREAAAAGANLIPLAESWPADLETPLTTWIKVGADHPPGVLLESVEGGETLGRWSVVACDPLWTASARGDCLTRRWRNGDQDTFQGNPLEALQQCLSDYRCGNLPGLPPLGQLYGMWGYELIQWIESTVPVHPRAADDPPDGIWMLMDAVLIFDQVKRLITAVAYADIDRAESEEEAWTAALGRIHDLRRRMNAPLPSVAALPWTPATSEVRNVRSNRSRAEFESSVRTARDHIAAGDVFQLVISQRLETTVPQQPLELYRSLRMVNPSPYMAFFDFGDWQLIGSSPEVMVHAEPAAEGVRASLRPIAGTRPRGRTSSEDRELEIDLLADPKERAEHVMLVDLGRNDLGRVCRPGSVKVSDLMVIERYSHVMHIVSEVEGQLTATNNVWELLKAAFPAGTVSGAPKIRAMQLINALEPDARGPYSGVYGSVDLCGALNTAITIRTMVVQPAADGGTNVKVQAGAGIVADSIPAAEYEETLNKARGMLTALACLNPPGS; encoded by the coding sequence ATGTTCAATCCTGATCGCAGTGCCTTTCGCGAGGCTGCTGCTGCTGGCGCCAACCTGATTCCACTGGCGGAAAGCTGGCCGGCAGACCTGGAGACTCCTCTCACCACCTGGATCAAGGTGGGAGCGGATCATCCTCCCGGAGTCCTCCTCGAATCGGTGGAGGGTGGGGAGACCCTGGGCCGGTGGAGCGTTGTGGCCTGCGATCCACTCTGGACCGCATCGGCGAGGGGCGACTGCTTGACCAGGCGGTGGCGCAATGGTGATCAGGACACCTTTCAGGGCAACCCTCTGGAGGCCCTCCAGCAGTGCCTCAGCGACTATCGCTGTGGCAACTTGCCTGGACTTCCCCCACTGGGGCAGCTTTACGGAATGTGGGGCTATGAACTGATCCAGTGGATTGAGTCAACGGTTCCAGTTCATCCCAGAGCAGCAGACGATCCTCCTGATGGCATTTGGATGCTCATGGATGCCGTCCTGATTTTTGATCAGGTGAAACGGCTGATCACCGCTGTTGCCTACGCCGACATCGATCGGGCAGAGAGCGAAGAGGAGGCCTGGACAGCCGCGCTTGGGCGAATCCATGACCTGCGTCGTCGCATGAATGCGCCGCTGCCCTCCGTCGCAGCATTGCCATGGACACCCGCCACGTCGGAGGTCAGGAATGTCAGGAGCAATCGAAGTCGCGCAGAGTTCGAATCGTCCGTTCGCACCGCCCGCGATCACATCGCTGCAGGGGATGTGTTCCAGCTCGTGATCAGTCAAAGGCTGGAAACCACCGTTCCTCAGCAGCCCCTCGAGCTCTACCGGAGCTTGAGGATGGTGAATCCGTCTCCCTACATGGCCTTCTTCGATTTCGGAGACTGGCAACTGATCGGCTCCAGTCCTGAAGTCATGGTGCATGCGGAACCGGCCGCTGAAGGGGTCCGCGCCAGCCTGCGACCGATCGCCGGCACCCGGCCCCGTGGGCGCACATCCTCTGAAGACAGGGAACTGGAAATCGATCTCCTCGCAGACCCGAAAGAACGGGCCGAGCACGTGATGCTTGTGGATCTAGGCCGTAACGACCTTGGCCGCGTCTGCCGACCGGGAAGTGTCAAAGTCAGTGACCTCATGGTCATCGAGCGCTACTCCCACGTGATGCACATCGTGAGCGAGGTGGAAGGTCAACTGACCGCCACGAACAATGTCTGGGAGCTCCTCAAAGCGGCTTTCCCCGCCGGCACTGTCAGCGGAGCGCCCAAGATTCGGGCAATGCAGTTGATCAATGCCCTTGAGCCCGATGCCCGCGGTCCCTATTCCGGCGTGTATGGATCTGTGGATCTCTGTGGTGCGTTGAATACGGCCATCACGATCCGCACCATGGTTGTTCAGCCCGCAGCTGATGGAGGAACCAACGTCAAAGTGCAAGCCGGCGCTGGGATCGTTGCAGACTCAATCCCGGCTGCCGAATACGAGGAGACCCTCAACAAGGCACGCGGCATGCTCACGGCACTTGCCTGTCTCAATCCTCCGGGTTCATGA